A segment of the Geoglobus ahangari genome:
AGACAGCTTCCTCATGGTTCAGTGGCTCGCCCCGCTTGCCAGCGAGTCTCCGGAGTTCATAGTGGCGATGTATCTGGTCAGGAAGATGAGGGTGTCCGCGGGTCTGAACGCCCTGATCTCCTCGAAGGTCAACCAGTGGACCCTGCTAATAGGGACGATAGCCATAGTCTTCAGCATCGCGGGCATGCACGTGCAGCCCTTGCCACTGGACGCGAGGCAGAGGGAGGAGGTGTTTCTCACAGCCGCCCAGTCCCTCTTTGCAACCGCCATAATCCTTGACAGAAAGGTTGGAGTTGTCGAGGCACTCGCCCTTCTCTCGCTGTTCTGCCTGCAGTTCGTCTTCCCCACAGTTCACGCGAGAAACATCCTGAGCGTCATCTACCTCGCTCTCGCGCTTCCAATGCTCTACAGACACAGAAAAGAGCTGATTGAGACTGTCAGGTACGTCAGAACCTTAGCGAGGCGTTAGACGCGATAAACTCGTTCACCATTTTCGCCGCGAGGGTCTGTGTGACCTTGTTCACATCGGGAATAACCTCGACGACGTCGAATGCAATTATCCTGTCCCCAATCTCGTCAAGGACTCTCAGGAAGTCGTATGGGTGGATGCCTATGGGCTCTGGGGTGGAGACTCCGGGAGCGAAGGCGGGATCGAAGACGTCCATGTCGAGGGAGAGGTAAATCCTGTCTTTCGACTCGAGGGTGTCGAGAAGGTCGTCGAATCCGTACTCGAGCAGATCCCACGAGTAGTGAACCTCTATGCCCGAGTTCTCCGCGAACTCCCTCTCCTCCTTAGTCGCACTTCTCGCTCCCGCTATTATCACCTCATCGGCAATCTCCATGACCCTTCTCGTCGTGCATGCGTGGTTGTAGGGGTTTGAGTCGAAGCCCTCC
Coding sequences within it:
- the speB gene encoding agmatinase, with translation MHIDNFFATSNSAVSDADYVIFGIPYDATQSFKPGSRFAPNAIREASWNLESYSVYFDYNLDFARIADAGNVNCDGNFEEVSERVSKLFEEINGIPIALGGEHSISYMVARNLEDFVYVVFDAHLDLREGFDSNPYNHACTTRRVMEIADEVIIAGARSATKEEREFAENSGIEVHYSWDLLEYGFDDLLDTLESKDRIYLSLDMDVFDPAFAPGVSTPEPIGIHPYDFLRVLDEIGDRIIAFDVVEVIPDVNKVTQTLAAKMVNEFIASNASLRF